A single window of Montipora capricornis isolate CH-2021 chromosome 14, ASM3666992v2, whole genome shotgun sequence DNA harbors:
- the LOC138032453 gene encoding protein smoothened-like, translating into MFPTRFTMGVQWLPVLTFLHCLAKGKGTEYKCEMIKHRKCLGTTVEYNFTTLRLVTDSSNQQEIQSNLKKWEGLKFLSNCWSVLQPLLCQVYMPECRANGTVQLPYREQCEATREPCSVVERYYEKWPDFLQCTNFQYGNGKVKKLQLNESACKLPLVETAHKSSWYEGIQGCGIQCENPIFDKEEHTRIHRFVGAFGSLSFICSLFTVVTFLIGWKSQNRYPSVILFYMNSCFFAASLGFLIQFTDGARNQTVCRRDETMRLQEPSEDDCFLCILTFVLVYHFSMVGAVWFVILAYSWSICFKSLGSTRDNFAGKVVYFHCIAWILPLTWTVSILALQQVDANSLSGICFVGYKNPKMRAGFLLAPLGLDLLIGGVFLTHGMVTLCRLRRSNPNFLSSRAAHKIKETIVRVGIFAVISFLTVFATFACHVYEYLNQYKWEKSYMTFIRCIADRASDGKKWNREDCSVSERPDLGIIELELASLFGTGIAMSSWTWTSNTLQTWQKLWHRITRRNRHPELSHYKTIRRMKNRIAPAVLYPAIPDAQMDIVIKAEEAIQAHGSKRKQCLDMNEEPLKLKSISELIPPEKIS; encoded by the exons ATGTTTCCCACTCGTTTTACCATGGGTGTTCAATGGCTGCCCGTTTTAACTTTCCTGCATTGTTTGGCGAAAGGGAAAGGGACCGAATACAAATGTGAAATGATCAAGCATCGAAAATGTTTGGGGACTACCGTGGAGTACAATTTTACAACTTTACGATTGGTTACGGATTCTAGCAATCAACAAGAAATTCAGTCTAATCTAAAAAAGTGGGAAGGATTGAAATTCCTTTCTAATTGTTGGTCCGTTCTTCAGCCACTTTTGTGCCAAGTGTACATGCCGGAGTGTCGAGCGAACGGCACGGTCCAGTTGCCGTATCGGGAACAGTGTGAAGCCACAAGGGAGCCGTGTTCTGTGGTGGAACGGTACTATGAAAAATGGCCAGACTTTTTACAGTGTACAAACTTCCAATACGGCAATGGCAAA gtaaaaaaactTCAGCTCAATGAATCTGCATGTAAACTACCCCTGGTTGAAACAGCCCACAAGTCCAGCTGGTATGAGGGAATACAGGGCTGTGGAATTCAATGTGAAAACCCGATATTTGACAAAGAAGAACACACAAGAATTCATAGATTTGTGGGAGCATTTGGAAGCCTGTCCTTTATATGCAGCCTTTTTACAGTG GTcacatttctgattggctggaaGTCGCAGAATCGTTACCCATCAGTTATTCTGTTTTACATGAACAGTTGTTTCTTTGCTGCTTCATTGGGTTTTCTCATTCAATTTACTGACGGTGCCAGAAATCAAACTGTATGTCGGCGGGATGAAACAATGCGACTCCAAGAACCAAG TGAGGATGACTGTTTCCTCTGCATTCTGACATTTGTCCTGGTGTACCATTTCTCAATGGTTGGAGCAGTATGGTTTGTTATCTTGGCATATTCCTGGTCCATTTGTTTCAAATCTCTTGGCAGCACAAGAGATAACTTTGCAGGGAAAGTGGTATATTTTCACTGCATCGCATGGATTCTTCCCCTTACATGGACAGTAAGCATTCTTGCTCTACAACAG GTTGACGCCAACTCTCTCAGTGGGATATGTTTTGTTGGATATAAGAATCCCAAAATGCGAGCTGGATTTCTCCTGGCACCACTCGGCCTTGACTTGCTCATTGGAGGAGTATTTTTAACACACG gtATGGTAACTCTTTGTAGGCTACGTCGATCGAATCCAAATTTTCTAAGCAGTAGAGCAGCTCATAAAATAAAGGAAACCATAGTGCGAGTTG GTATTTTTGCAGTGATTTCATTTTTGACAGTGTTTGCAACGTTTGCATGTCATGTTTATGAATATCTCAACCAGTACAAATGGGAAAAAAGTTACATGACGTTTATAAG ATGTATTGCAGACAGAGCATCAGATGGTAAAAAGTGGAACAGAGAGGACTGTTCAGTGAGTGAGCGTCCTGATCTGGGAATTATTGAGTTGGAACTGGCTTCTTTATTTGGAACTGGAATTGCTATGAGTAGCTGGACTTGGACCTCAAACACATTGCAGACCTGGCAAAAGTTATGGCACAG AATAACACGAAGGAACAGACATCCTGAGTTAAGTCACTACAAGACAATACGGAGAATGAAGAACAGAATAGC CCCAGCTGTGCTATATCCTGCTATACCAGATGCACAAATGGATATTGTAATTAAGGCAGAAGAGGCAATTCAAGCTCATGgatcaaaaagaaaacaatgcttGGACATGAATGAAGAGCCACTTAAACTTAAAAGCATTTCTGAATTGATCCCTCCAGAGAAAATTAGTTGA